DNA from Sorangium aterium:
GAACACAGACGCCGGCGCGTTCCTTCCGCAGTGTGCTTTGTTCGTCCTGGCTCTTTACTCGGGAGCAGGTGTCCGGTGTGCGGCCCGCCGCGTCGTGGCGTCTCTTATTGAAGAGATGGGGATTTCGTGTTCGCTCGTCTCGGAATGCGAAATGGACGCTGCGCCGAGCGCTGTCTCGGTGGAGGGGTATGCCCGGCTCGAACGTGAATTCCTGCAGAGCTGGTGTGTGGGGGTCGCGCGCTCGCCTGGCTGCCTTCGCGTCTGGAGCGCTCTGCTCGCCCGGCGTGCAGGCGTTGCACTTTGTTATCGACAACGCGCTTGCGGATGCCACAATCTGACTACCGCATGCGCACCGGCGCGGACCCCCCAGCCCGGAGCGCATGCGGTCTTTTTTCTTAGCACCGTGGCGGACGTTCAGGAATCCGGCGCGGTGTCCCTGCCGCGGTCATTCTGGGCCCCCCTCCAGCGTGATGCGCGGTATTTTTTTGCCCTCGAGCGCGCGGTTCGCGCCTTCCGAGGCGTCACTTTCCGGTGAACGTGGCCTGCGATTTCGCCAGGAACGCTTTCATTCCGAGCTGTTGATCTTCGCTGCCGAAGAGCGCCGCGAATGCCTGGGCTTCCAGCTCGTTGGCGGCGGCGAGGTCGAGGCTCTCGCCGCGCAGGAGGACGCGCTTGGCCGCGGCGACGGCGAGCGGGCCGCGCGAGGCGATCTTGAGGGCGGTCTCGTGGGCGCGCGCGAGGAGCTCGGTCGCCGGGAAGACGGCGTTGACGAGCCCGATCGACAGCGCCTGCTGCGCGGTGATCATGTCTCCTGAATAGACGAGCTCGCGCGCGCGTCCGGGCCCGACCCGTCGCAGCAGCCGCTGGGTCCCGCCGAACCCCGGGATGACGCCCAGGTTCACCTCGGGCTGGCCGAGTTTCGCGCCTTCGGCGGCGTAGATGAAGTCGCAGGCGAGGGCGAGCTCGCAGCCGCCGCCCAGCGCGAAGCCGTTGACGGCGGCGATCACGGGGAAGGGGGCAGTCTCGATGAGCTCGGCGAGTCGGTGGCCTGCGTCGGCGAACCGCTTCGCGGCGATGCTGTTCATCGTGGCCATTTCCGCGATGTCGGCGCCGGCGACGAACGCCTTGCCGGCGCCGGTCAGCACCGCCGCGCGGACCTCGTTGCCCTCGGCGGGCGTGAGGAGGTCGCGGAAGGCCGCCGTGAGCTCGCCGAGGACGGCGGGGTTCAGGGCGTTGAGTTTGTCGGGCCGCTGGATGGTCACGGTGGCGACGTGACCCGCGCGCTCGACGGCGACGAACTGGAGCGTACCGCGGGCCCCCGGCTGCTGTTCTTGAGCGGTCATGGCGCGTGGTTAGCAGCGCGCCGCGCCGGGGGGAAGCGCCTGCCGCGGGCCAGGGAAGGCGTCATTCCGTGTCCGCTCGGGCCTGCTATGCTGAGCCCGTGGCCGACCCGACGAGCGAGCGATTTCCAGAAGACGTGACGCGCCTGTTCTGGGACACGGCCCGTCGCCCGATAATCCGAACTCACCGCTTGAGTGCGGGTGCGCGCGACATGACGGCCCTGCCACGAGCCCGCGTGCGATCGTAGTCAGTCGGGCAGATCGCCCATCCTCCGACCCACACATCCGTGTTCGCATCGCGCGTATCCCGTCGCCGCTCCCCGCATCCCCCGCCTGGAGAGAGTCCGGGAGGGAGGGGGCGCCGCGCGGGGGGCCGGCGGGGTAGGGCCCCACGAACCCGAGCGCCGGCCCGCTCCGTGCGACGCCCTCCCTGACCGGCCCCGCCGTTCAGCCGGCCATAGCCCACCAAAAGGCGCGAGTTCGTGGGAGGGGCCCCCGCCGGCCCCCCGCGCGGCGCCCCCTCCCTCCCTGGCTCCGTGGCAGCCGCCTACACCGCCCGCCCGCTCTTCTGCCCCTTCTCGTCGTACACGTAGAACCCCCGCCCGCTCTTCTTCCCGTACCACCCGGCTGCCACCAGGTTCCGGAGCAACGTGGCCGCCCGGTACTTCGAGTCCCCGAACTCCCGGTGCAGCACCTCCGCGATCGACAGCACCGTATCCAGCCCGATCAAATCGGCGAGCTCGAGCGGCCCCATCGGGTGGTTCAGCCCGAGCCGCGCCCCCGCGTCGATGTCCTCCGGCGTGGACAGCCCCTCCTGGAGCGCGAAGCACGCCTCGTTGAGGAACGGGATCAGCATCCGGTTCACGATGAACCCGGGCTGGTCCTTCGAGGTGATCACCGTCTTGCCGAGCCCGACCGAGAGCGCCCGGACGGCCTCGTACGTCGCGTCTGACGTCTGGACCCCACGGACGAGCTCGATCAGCTTCATCAGCGGCACCGGGTTCATGAAGTGCATCCCGATGACCAGCTCAGGCCGCCCGGTCACCGCCGCCAGCCGCGTGATCGAGATCGACGACGTGTTCGACGCCAGGATCGCCCCCTTCGGCAGCGCCGCGTCGGCGAGCTTGAAGATCCCGCTCTTCACGTCGAAGCTCTCGGTCACCGCCTCCACGGCCAGGTCGACCCCGGCCAGCCCGGAGATGCCGTCGGCCACCGCGACCCGGCCGAGGAGCGCCTCCCGCGCCTCCGCGGCCAGCTTGCCCTTCTCCACCTGCTTCGCGAGAATGGCGGCGATCTGGGCCTTGCCCGACTCCGCCAGCGCCCTCGAGACGTCGCACAGGACCACCTCGAGGCCCGCGGCCGCGGCGACCTGGGCGATGCCTCGCCCCATCTGGCCCGCGCCGATCACCCCGAAGCGCTTGATCGTCGTAGCTTCCATGCCCGCGGTTGATAGCCGAAGCCGAGAGCGCGGTGAACCGCCCTCGCCCGCGGCCCGACGGCCCGCCCGCTCGGACGTCCCCGCGCCACAGAAGCAGAAGCGC
Protein-coding regions in this window:
- a CDS encoding enoyl-CoA hydratase/isomerase family protein; protein product: MTAQEQQPGARGTLQFVAVERAGHVATVTIQRPDKLNALNPAVLGELTAAFRDLLTPAEGNEVRAAVLTGAGKAFVAGADIAEMATMNSIAAKRFADAGHRLAELIETAPFPVIAAVNGFALGGGCELALACDFIYAAEGAKLGQPEVNLGVIPGFGGTQRLLRRVGPGRARELVYSGDMITAQQALSIGLVNAVFPATELLARAHETALKIASRGPLAVAAAKRVLLRGESLDLAAANELEAQAFAALFGSEDQQLGMKAFLAKSQATFTGK
- a CDS encoding 3-hydroxyacyl-CoA dehydrogenase family protein — translated: MEATTIKRFGVIGAGQMGRGIAQVAAAAGLEVVLCDVSRALAESGKAQIAAILAKQVEKGKLAAEAREALLGRVAVADGISGLAGVDLAVEAVTESFDVKSGIFKLADAALPKGAILASNTSSISITRLAAVTGRPELVIGMHFMNPVPLMKLIELVRGVQTSDATYEAVRALSVGLGKTVITSKDQPGFIVNRMLIPFLNEACFALQEGLSTPEDIDAGARLGLNHPMGPLELADLIGLDTVLSIAEVLHREFGDSKYRAATLLRNLVAAGWYGKKSGRGFYVYDEKGQKSGRAV